In the Muricauda sp. MAR_2010_75 genome, one interval contains:
- the pyrR gene encoding bifunctional pyr operon transcriptional regulator/uracil phosphoribosyltransferase PyrR, protein MGQRVLLTSKEINIILHRLACQLLENHLDFSNTALIGIQPRGIFLAERLAKILKEDYKVKDVSLGFLDITFFRDDFGRGDKILKANSTKMNFLVEDKKVVFIDDVLYTGRSIRAALTAIQSFGRPKSIELLTLIDRRFSRHLPIQPNYRGRQVDAINEEKVKVMWAENDGEDSVYLVSK, encoded by the coding sequence ATGGGTCAAAGAGTACTGCTTACTTCAAAAGAAATCAACATCATACTGCACCGGTTGGCTTGTCAACTGTTGGAAAACCATTTAGATTTTTCGAATACAGCCCTTATCGGTATTCAGCCGAGAGGTATTTTTTTGGCAGAAAGACTCGCCAAAATTCTCAAAGAAGACTATAAAGTTAAAGATGTCTCCCTCGGTTTTTTGGACATTACCTTTTTTAGGGATGATTTTGGACGAGGGGATAAAATCCTGAAGGCAAACTCCACCAAAATGAACTTTTTGGTCGAGGATAAAAAGGTGGTCTTTATTGATGATGTACTCTATACCGGAAGAAGCATACGGGCTGCCCTAACAGCCATCCAGTCCTTCGGACGGCCTAAAAGCATAGAATTATTGACGCTGATAGACCGACGTTTCAGTAGACATTTGCCCATACAACCCAATTATAGGGGCAGGCAAGTGGATGCCATAAATGAAGAAAAAGTAAAGGTGATGTGGGCAGAGAATGATGGGGAGGACAGTGTATATTTAGTAAGTAAATAA
- the cmk gene encoding (d)CMP kinase → MGKITIAVDGYSSTGKSTIAKRLAAALGYIYVDTGAMYRAVTLFALDNGYIGTQDDIPGLVKQLPKIKLKFVPNKETGRSEMYLNGENVEEEIRTMKVSRQVSKVAAIGEVRTKLVEMQQQMGKDKGIVMDGRDIGTVVFPDAKLKLFMTASPEIRATRRYKELLEKGEKVTFTEVLKNVQERDRIDSTRSISPLKKAKDAIEFDNGDMGLEEQFERIHEFAKRVIAKEG, encoded by the coding sequence ATGGGAAAAATTACAATCGCCGTTGACGGCTATTCTTCGACTGGAAAAAGCACCATTGCCAAACGTTTGGCCGCTGCATTGGGCTATATTTATGTGGATACAGGCGCTATGTACCGTGCCGTGACTCTTTTCGCTTTGGATAATGGGTATATCGGGACTCAGGATGATATTCCTGGGTTGGTAAAGCAATTGCCGAAAATCAAGCTCAAGTTTGTGCCGAACAAGGAAACAGGACGTTCCGAAATGTACCTAAACGGTGAAAATGTGGAAGAAGAAATCCGAACCATGAAAGTTTCCCGACAAGTGAGCAAGGTCGCTGCCATTGGCGAGGTGCGCACCAAACTGGTGGAAATGCAGCAACAAATGGGCAAGGATAAGGGTATTGTTATGGATGGCCGAGATATTGGTACGGTGGTTTTCCCAGATGCCAAACTGAAATTGTTTATGACCGCTTCCCCTGAAATTCGCGCTACACGACGCTATAAGGAATTGTTGGAGAAAGGGGAGAAAGTCACTTTTACTGAAGTTCTAAAAAATGTGCAGGAACGTGACCGCATCGACTCCACCAGAAGTATTTCACCCTTAAAAAAAGCCAAGGACGCCATTGAGTTTGACAACGGAGACATGGGCTTGGAAGAGCAATTTGAGCGCATCCACGAATTTGCCAAACGGGTGATAGCGAAGGAGGGGTGA
- a CDS encoding head GIN domain-containing protein — translation MRKGIILVLALCTVAITNAQWGKRIKGDGNVVTIERSVGNYDGVALAGWFDVDLVDGREGEITLEGESNLLEYVKTEVKNGTLVIKVERGVNLRPSSWGKGIHITVPIESISEVSLSGSGDIVGKTTIKSNRFSTRIAGSGDISLMVEAQDIEAALSGSGDINLSGKTMDFNVQVSGSGDIKAYDLEAEHVTAAVSGSADIRVTANQSIDARVSGSGDIHYRGNPKKINSKSSGSGDISRG, via the coding sequence ATGAGAAAAGGTATCATATTGGTCTTGGCACTTTGCACTGTGGCCATTACAAACGCCCAATGGGGCAAAAGAATAAAAGGGGATGGCAATGTTGTGACCATTGAACGCTCCGTTGGCAATTACGACGGTGTGGCATTGGCCGGTTGGTTCGATGTGGATTTGGTGGATGGCCGCGAAGGTGAAATTACTCTTGAAGGCGAATCCAATCTGTTGGAATATGTAAAGACAGAGGTAAAAAATGGAACCTTGGTAATAAAAGTTGAAAGAGGAGTCAATCTAAGACCATCCAGTTGGGGCAAAGGAATCCATATTACCGTTCCCATTGAATCCATCAGCGAGGTTTCCCTTTCTGGTTCTGGGGACATTGTGGGTAAGACCACAATAAAATCAAATCGCTTTAGTACCCGGATAGCAGGGTCTGGAGATATTAGCCTGATGGTTGAGGCCCAAGATATAGAGGCTGCCCTATCTGGATCTGGAGACATTAATTTATCCGGGAAAACCATGGATTTCAATGTTCAGGTTTCAGGGTCAGGCGACATAAAGGCTTATGATCTAGAGGCGGAGCACGTTACCGCAGCGGTCTCCGGGTCCGCAGATATAAGAGTCACCGCCAACCAATCCATAGATGCACGGGTATCTGGATCGGGAGACATCCATTATCGTGGCAATCCAAAGAAAATCAATAGCAAATCCTCAGGCTCTGGAGACATTTCCCGAGGATAA
- a CDS encoding LysM peptidoglycan-binding domain-containing protein: protein MSVKAKYQPVLDLGEKLAIKNGDVTEENGVLKIKGQAATPYEKNILWDKIKEIGGQSPSDIKANITVADESVYARHTVKSGESLSKIAKHYYGDPMKYKQIFEANTNILKNPDLIHPDQVLVIPNL from the coding sequence ATGAGTGTAAAAGCGAAGTATCAACCCGTATTAGATCTAGGTGAAAAATTGGCCATTAAAAACGGAGACGTTACTGAGGAAAACGGCGTTCTAAAAATAAAGGGACAAGCCGCCACCCCATATGAAAAGAACATCTTGTGGGATAAAATCAAGGAAATTGGCGGGCAAAGCCCAAGCGATATCAAAGCGAACATTACGGTTGCCGATGAATCCGTTTACGCCCGGCATACCGTGAAAAGTGGAGAGTCCTTGAGCAAGATTGCCAAGCATTATTATGGCGATCCCATGAAGTACAAGCAAATCTTTGAGGCGAATACCAATATTTTAAAGAATCCGGATTTGATTCATCCCGATCAGGTGTTGGTGATTCCGAATTTGTAG
- a CDS encoding MFS transporter gives MAQVLALKGSKKLLNAWAFYDWANSVYSLVISSAVFPIFYGALFRVAGIEKVSVFGGEIARAPLISYVTSLAFVFIAIVTPLVSGIADYMGNKRIFLKFFCYLGALSCIGLYWFSLENIYFGLTCYFFGLVGFWVSFAINNSYLPDIAYPEQQDGISAKGFSFGYVGSVILLVFNLAMVMQPDVFGITDSGGEAAEIKAMKYSFISVGIWWALFSQYTFKHLPKGYKREGERKNIILNGFRELKSVWKQLESETRLKQYLGAFFVYSMAVQTVMLIATYFGEEEIAWGSDSERTTGLIVSILVIQIVAILGATLTAKASSRYGNIRTLIVINCIWVMLCVYAYFLQTPMDFYIAASFVGLVMGGIQALSRSTYSKFLPETTDTTSFFSFYDVAEKIGIIIGTFMYGFVSQVTGSMRNSIIFLGLFFLAGIFLLARVNNKK, from the coding sequence ATGGCACAAGTACTGGCATTAAAAGGGAGTAAAAAACTATTGAATGCTTGGGCATTTTATGATTGGGCCAACTCGGTCTACAGTCTGGTCATTTCCTCTGCGGTCTTTCCCATTTTTTACGGAGCCCTTTTCCGTGTGGCCGGCATTGAAAAAGTTTCCGTTTTTGGTGGGGAAATAGCCCGGGCCCCTCTCATCAGTTATGTTACCTCCTTAGCTTTTGTCTTTATTGCCATTGTGACCCCTTTGGTGTCAGGAATTGCGGACTATATGGGGAACAAGAGGATTTTTCTGAAATTTTTCTGCTATTTGGGAGCACTATCCTGTATTGGTCTTTACTGGTTTTCCTTGGAGAACATCTATTTTGGACTAACATGCTATTTCTTTGGTTTGGTCGGATTTTGGGTCAGTTTCGCCATCAACAATTCCTATTTGCCGGATATTGCCTATCCCGAACAGCAAGACGGCATCAGCGCCAAGGGATTTTCTTTTGGGTATGTTGGCAGTGTCATTTTATTGGTGTTCAACTTGGCCATGGTGATGCAACCCGATGTTTTTGGAATTACGGACAGTGGGGGAGAGGCAGCCGAAATCAAGGCCATGAAGTACTCCTTCATCTCTGTAGGGATATGGTGGGCACTTTTTAGTCAATATACATTTAAGCACTTGCCCAAGGGCTATAAGCGTGAAGGTGAACGGAAAAACATCATCTTGAATGGATTTCGCGAACTCAAAAGTGTTTGGAAACAATTGGAGTCTGAAACCCGATTGAAACAGTATTTGGGCGCTTTTTTTGTCTACAGCATGGCGGTCCAGACCGTAATGTTGATCGCTACCTATTTTGGTGAGGAAGAAATTGCATGGGGTTCTGACAGTGAGCGGACTACTGGACTCATCGTGAGTATTTTGGTCATTCAGATTGTGGCCATCTTGGGAGCTACCCTTACGGCTAAGGCCTCCAGTAGATATGGAAACATCAGAACATTGATTGTCATCAACTGTATTTGGGTGATGTTATGCGTGTATGCTTATTTTTTGCAAACACCGATGGACTTTTATATAGCGGCAAGTTTTGTAGGTCTTGTTATGGGGGGTATTCAGGCCTTGTCACGATCGACCTATTCCAAATTTTTGCCCGAGACCACCGACACCACTTCATTCTTCAGTTTTTATGATGTGGCCGAAAAGATAGGCATCATCATAGGAACGTTCATGTACGGCTTTGTTTCGCAAGTCACGGGAAGCATGCGAAACAGTATCATATTTTTAGGGCTTTTCTTTTTGGCGGGAATATTCTTACTGGCCCGGGTCAACAATAAAAAATAA
- the rpsA gene encoding 30S ribosomal protein S1 yields MAEEKTNVAEVEETVAAPEVKKETQPQQDPQEYLENFDWEKYEEGIERVDDKKLKEFETLVEENFVDTADEEVVEGTVVHMTDREAIIDINAKSEGVISLNEFRYNPDLKVGDKVEVLIDIREDKTGQLVLSHRKARTIKAWERVNNAHDKEEIVTGFVKCRTKGGMIVDVFGIEAFLPGSQIDVKPIRDYDQYVGKTMEFKVVKINHEFKNVVVSHKALIEADIEEQKKEIIGQLEKGQVLEGIVKNITSYGVFIDLGGVDGLVHITDLSWSRINHPNEVVELDQKLNVVILDFDDNKSRIQLGLKQLEKHPWDALGDEIKVGDKVKGKVVVIADYGAFIEVAEGVEGLIHVSEMSWSTHLRSAQDFVNVGDEVEAVVLTLDREDRKMSLGIKQLTPDPWTDITSKYPVGSKHKGIVRNFTNFGVFVELEEGIDGLIYISDLSWTKKIKHPSEFVTVGDTLEVEVLELDVEGRKLSLGHKQTTANPWDKYSEEFAEGTVHKAAIAEIVDKGATINFNEDIVGFVPSRHLEKEDGKKLVKGEEAEFKIIEFNKDFKRVVASHTAIFREQEEKNVKAAKKRSSASDEAAPTLGDANSQLQALKDKMEADSKKK; encoded by the coding sequence ATGGCTGAAGAAAAAACAAACGTTGCAGAGGTTGAAGAAACTGTTGCAGCACCAGAAGTAAAAAAAGAAACCCAACCCCAACAAGACCCACAGGAGTATCTTGAGAATTTTGATTGGGAAAAGTACGAAGAAGGAATTGAGCGTGTTGATGACAAAAAGCTCAAGGAATTTGAAACACTTGTAGAGGAAAATTTTGTGGACACTGCCGATGAGGAAGTTGTGGAAGGAACAGTGGTTCACATGACCGACCGTGAAGCGATTATTGACATCAACGCAAAGTCTGAAGGTGTTATTTCGCTAAACGAGTTCCGTTACAACCCTGATCTTAAGGTGGGTGACAAAGTTGAGGTGCTTATCGATATCCGTGAAGACAAGACCGGCCAATTGGTATTGTCGCACAGAAAAGCAAGGACCATCAAAGCTTGGGAGCGTGTGAACAACGCCCATGACAAAGAAGAGATCGTTACTGGTTTCGTTAAATGCCGTACCAAAGGTGGTATGATCGTTGACGTTTTTGGAATTGAAGCGTTCTTGCCCGGTTCCCAAATCGATGTGAAACCTATCCGTGACTACGATCAGTATGTAGGGAAGACCATGGAGTTCAAAGTTGTGAAGATCAACCACGAGTTCAAGAACGTAGTGGTATCGCACAAAGCGTTGATCGAGGCCGATATCGAAGAGCAGAAAAAAGAAATCATTGGTCAATTGGAAAAAGGCCAGGTATTGGAAGGTATTGTCAAGAACATTACATCTTACGGTGTATTTATCGACCTTGGCGGTGTGGACGGATTGGTTCACATTACCGACCTTTCTTGGAGCCGAATCAACCACCCCAACGAAGTTGTTGAGTTGGATCAGAAATTGAACGTGGTTATCCTTGACTTTGATGATAACAAATCAAGAATCCAATTGGGTCTTAAGCAGTTGGAGAAACACCCATGGGATGCCCTTGGGGATGAGATCAAAGTAGGTGACAAAGTAAAAGGTAAGGTTGTTGTGATCGCAGATTACGGTGCCTTTATCGAAGTAGCCGAAGGTGTTGAAGGTTTGATCCACGTTTCAGAAATGTCTTGGTCAACCCACTTGCGTTCCGCTCAAGACTTTGTAAATGTGGGTGATGAGGTTGAAGCTGTTGTTTTGACCTTGGACAGGGAAGATCGCAAAATGTCTTTGGGCATCAAGCAATTGACTCCAGACCCATGGACAGACATTACTTCCAAGTATCCTGTTGGATCTAAACACAAAGGAATTGTTAGAAACTTTACCAACTTTGGTGTATTTGTTGAGTTGGAAGAAGGAATCGACGGTTTGATCTATATCTCTGACCTTTCTTGGACCAAGAAAATCAAGCATCCATCTGAGTTTGTTACCGTAGGTGACACTTTGGAAGTTGAAGTATTGGAATTGGACGTTGAAGGCCGCAAGCTTAGCTTGGGTCACAAACAGACCACAGCGAATCCTTGGGACAAGTATTCTGAAGAGTTTGCTGAAGGAACCGTTCACAAAGCGGCTATTGCCGAGATTGTAGACAAAGGTGCTACCATTAACTTCAATGAGGATATTGTTGGATTTGTTCCATCAAGACATTTAGAGAAAGAAGATGGTAAGAAGCTTGTTAAAGGTGAAGAGGCAGAATTCAAGATCATCGAGTTCAATAAAGATTTCAAGCGAGTTGTGGCTAGCCACACTGCAATCTTTAGAGAGCAAGAAGAGAAGAACGTAAAAGCCGCCAAGAAAAGATCATCTGCTTCAGATGAAGCAGCTCCAACCCTTGGTGATGCCAATTCACAACTTCAAGCATTGAAGGATAAAATGGAAGCTGATTCCAAGAAAAAGTAA
- the lon gene encoding endopeptidase La: MEKMKISNFDNIDFQGLDEDAELIPLLTPEDEEQMNKESLPQVLPILPLRNTVLFPGVVIPITAGRDKSINLIKDANNGTKTIGVVSQKDEETENPGVDDINTLGTVARILRVLQMPDGNTTVIIQGKKRFQIESIVSEKPYLTATVKEAKEIRPDESGEEFEAIIDSIKELAFKIIKDNPNIPSEATFAIKNIQSNSFLINFVSSNLNLSVAEKQQLLEIPNLQERALTTLRYMNMELQRLELKNDIQSKVRSDMDQQQREYFLHQQMKTIQEELGGMSYEQEVDEMRERAKKKKWSKKVEEHFERELGKMQRMNPQVAEYSIQRNYLDLILDLPWNEYSKDKFDLKRAEQILDRDHYGLEDVKRRIIEYLAVLKLRNDMKSPILCLYGPPGVGKTSLGKSVAEALGREYVRMSLGGLRDEAEIRGHRKTYIGAMPGRIVQSLKKAGTSNPVFILDEIDKLSNSHQGDPSSAMLEVLDPEQNSEFHDNFLEMGYDLSKVMFIATANNLSTIQPALRDRMEIINVTGYTIEEKVEIAKRHLLPKQLKEHGLSAKDLKIGKRQLEKIVEGYTRESGVRGLEKQIAKVVRFAAKSIAMEEEYNIKITNEDIEKILGPARLERDKYEHNEVAGVVTGLAWTSVGGDILFIESILSKGKGALNVTGNLGKVMKESATIAMEYIKSNADTFGINPEVFDKYNVHIHVPEGATPKDGPSAGITMLTSLVSLFTQRKVKKSLAMTGEITLRGKVLPVGGIKEKILAAKRARIKEIILCADNRKDIEEIKEEYLKGLTFHYVTDMSEVIDIAITDRKVKNAKTL; the protein is encoded by the coding sequence ATGGAAAAGATGAAAATATCAAACTTTGACAATATAGATTTTCAAGGACTGGACGAGGATGCGGAACTGATACCGTTGCTCACGCCGGAAGATGAAGAACAAATGAACAAGGAGAGCCTGCCACAGGTTCTGCCAATATTACCTTTGCGCAATACCGTGCTTTTTCCAGGGGTGGTGATTCCCATTACTGCTGGTAGGGATAAGTCCATTAACCTGATAAAGGATGCCAATAATGGCACAAAGACCATTGGCGTGGTTTCCCAAAAAGATGAGGAGACCGAAAATCCGGGGGTGGATGACATCAACACCTTGGGTACCGTAGCCCGAATCTTGCGGGTGCTCCAAATGCCAGATGGGAACACTACAGTCATTATTCAAGGGAAAAAACGGTTTCAGATTGAGAGCATCGTATCCGAAAAACCATATTTAACCGCTACCGTAAAGGAGGCAAAAGAAATACGGCCCGACGAAAGTGGTGAAGAATTTGAAGCCATTATTGATTCTATTAAGGAATTGGCCTTTAAAATCATCAAGGACAATCCCAATATTCCAAGCGAAGCCACTTTTGCCATCAAGAACATTCAGAGTAATTCGTTCCTGATCAATTTTGTGTCCTCCAACCTTAATCTAAGTGTTGCCGAAAAGCAACAATTGTTGGAAATACCCAATTTGCAGGAACGCGCCTTGACCACCTTGCGGTACATGAACATGGAACTGCAACGATTGGAGCTGAAAAATGATATCCAGTCCAAGGTGCGTAGTGACATGGACCAACAACAACGCGAATATTTCCTCCACCAGCAAATGAAGACCATCCAAGAAGAGTTGGGGGGAATGTCCTATGAGCAGGAAGTGGATGAAATGCGCGAACGCGCCAAAAAGAAAAAATGGAGCAAAAAGGTTGAGGAACATTTTGAGCGTGAACTGGGTAAAATGCAACGCATGAACCCCCAAGTAGCGGAATACTCCATTCAACGGAATTATTTGGATTTGATTCTGGACTTGCCGTGGAACGAATATTCAAAGGACAAATTCGACCTGAAACGTGCAGAACAAATTTTAGATCGAGATCATTACGGACTTGAGGATGTAAAACGTAGGATTATTGAGTACTTGGCCGTACTGAAACTGCGTAATGATATGAAATCGCCCATACTTTGCTTGTATGGCCCTCCGGGGGTTGGTAAAACCTCCTTGGGGAAATCAGTTGCTGAGGCTTTGGGCCGGGAATATGTGCGTATGTCCTTGGGTGGATTGCGTGATGAGGCCGAAATTCGAGGTCACCGAAAAACCTATATTGGTGCCATGCCCGGACGGATTGTACAGAGCTTGAAAAAAGCAGGGACGTCCAATCCAGTTTTTATCTTGGATGAAATCGATAAATTGTCCAACAGTCACCAAGGTGACCCATCTTCAGCGATGTTGGAGGTGTTGGACCCCGAACAGAACAGCGAGTTCCATGACAACTTCTTGGAAATGGGCTATGATTTGTCCAAAGTGATGTTTATCGCAACGGCCAATAACCTATCCACCATTCAACCTGCGCTTCGGGACCGAATGGAAATTATCAATGTAACCGGTTATACCATCGAGGAAAAAGTGGAGATAGCCAAACGTCATTTGCTTCCAAAGCAATTGAAGGAACACGGTCTTTCAGCCAAAGATTTGAAGATTGGGAAACGCCAATTGGAAAAAATTGTGGAAGGGTATACTCGGGAATCCGGAGTGCGCGGCTTGGAGAAACAAATAGCCAAAGTGGTTCGTTTTGCCGCCAAATCCATTGCTATGGAGGAGGAGTACAACATCAAAATCACTAATGAGGATATTGAAAAAATTCTGGGTCCAGCCCGATTGGAACGAGACAAATACGAGCACAACGAAGTGGCCGGTGTGGTCACCGGATTAGCCTGGACAAGTGTTGGAGGTGATATTCTGTTTATTGAATCCATACTTTCCAAAGGAAAGGGCGCACTGAACGTGACCGGAAACTTGGGCAAGGTGATGAAGGAATCTGCCACCATTGCCATGGAATATATCAAATCCAATGCGGATACCTTTGGTATAAATCCTGAGGTGTTCGATAAATACAATGTGCATATTCACGTGCCCGAGGGTGCTACGCCAAAAGACGGACCCAGTGCAGGTATCACCATGCTAACGTCTTTAGTGTCCCTTTTCACGCAACGAAAGGTGAAGAAGAGTTTGGCCATGACCGGAGAGATTACCCTAAGAGGTAAAGTATTGCCCGTGGGTGGTATCAAAGAGAAAATTCTGGCGGCAAAACGCGCCCGAATCAAGGAAATTATTCTCTGTGCGGACAATAGAAAGGACATTGAGGAAATCAAAGAGGAATACTTGAAAGGGTTAACGTTTCACTACGTGACCGATATGAGCGAAGTGATTGACATCGCCATTACGGACAGAAAGGTGAAAAATGCCAAGACCCTATAA
- a CDS encoding DUF4097 family beta strand repeat-containing protein produces MKTLLYKSFLLALTLVPLTLSAYTDGMNGKYTKEKTIKREFNVNSDALFKVNNSYGNLNITSWNENRVVIEVHIKANGNDEDRVQERLNEINVDFENSSSMVSARTLFGDRGNSWGWNWGKHRNINVQVNYTIKLPVKNSVNLNNDYGSIFLDRIDGHAKINCDYGKIDAGELRGRNNELRFDYTSRSHFGYVNSGEIVADYSGFTIEKAGNLTIKADYTNAVIEEMDNLEYSSDYGSLEAHNVKNVNGNGDYIGVKLGTVHGNVSITSDYGSLRIDELAPDAGNVDIRTDYTGIKIGYHPEYYFDFEIVAEYAGVSGKDDFEISISKEKNTEKYYKGYYGKENSGNRINITTDYGGITFSKN; encoded by the coding sequence ATGAAAACATTACTATATAAGAGTTTCCTTTTGGCCTTGACGCTCGTTCCCCTAACACTGAGCGCTTATACCGATGGTATGAATGGCAAGTACACCAAGGAGAAAACCATAAAACGGGAGTTCAATGTAAATTCGGATGCCTTGTTCAAGGTGAACAATAGCTACGGCAACCTTAACATTACCTCTTGGAATGAAAACAGAGTAGTCATCGAGGTGCACATCAAGGCCAATGGAAATGATGAAGATCGCGTACAGGAGCGTTTAAACGAAATCAATGTTGACTTTGAGAACAGTTCCAGCATGGTGTCCGCCAGAACTCTTTTTGGAGATCGTGGTAACAGCTGGGGGTGGAACTGGGGCAAGCACAGAAACATTAATGTACAGGTAAACTATACCATTAAACTACCTGTAAAGAACAGTGTTAACCTCAACAACGATTATGGAAGTATTTTCTTGGACCGTATTGATGGTCATGCCAAGATCAACTGTGATTATGGTAAAATTGATGCTGGTGAACTTCGGGGACGCAACAATGAACTCCGATTTGATTACACCTCAAGATCTCATTTTGGGTATGTAAACAGTGGTGAAATTGTTGCGGATTATTCTGGTTTTACCATTGAAAAAGCTGGTAACCTTACTATAAAGGCTGATTATACCAATGCCGTAATTGAAGAGATGGACAATTTGGAATATTCCAGCGACTATGGATCTCTTGAGGCCCACAATGTGAAAAATGTGAATGGGAATGGGGATTATATCGGTGTAAAACTGGGAACAGTGCACGGCAACGTTAGCATTACCAGCGATTATGGGTCACTACGGATTGATGAGTTGGCCCCGGATGCTGGAAATGTGGACATTAGAACCGATTATACCGGAATAAAAATTGGATACCATCCTGAATACTACTTTGATTTTGAAATTGTTGCGGAATATGCGGGGGTAAGTGGCAAAGACGATTTTGAAATTAGCATCAGCAAGGAAAAAAACACCGAAAAATATTACAAAGGCTATTATGGAAAAGAAAACTCCGGAAACCGCATAAATATCACTACGGATTACGGTGGAATCACATTTTCTAAAAACTAA
- a CDS encoding M48 family metallopeptidase, translated as MKRLILTVAVFLVVAACKTNPFTGKSTLNFYPNSQIFPMAFAQYDEFLGDNKVITGTSDAQMITRVGQRIASAAERWLSANGYPGYLKDYKWEYNLVDDETVNAWCMPGGKIVFYTGILPITQNETGIAVVMGHEVAHALADHGAQRMSAGMLQQIGAVAGNVAIQDPEKRNMFNQAYGLGSTVGVMLPFSRSHETEADRIGLQIMAIAGYNPDEAAQLWQRMKAQSGGQAPPEFLSTHPSNDTRISNLTAWAPAAKQEARKFGVTSFK; from the coding sequence ATGAAAAGGTTGATTTTGACGGTAGCGGTATTCTTGGTTGTGGCCGCATGCAAAACAAATCCGTTTACCGGAAAGAGCACACTCAATTTTTATCCCAACAGTCAAATTTTTCCCATGGCATTTGCCCAATATGACGAGTTTTTGGGAGATAATAAAGTGATTACAGGAACATCAGATGCCCAAATGATCACTAGGGTTGGGCAGCGTATAGCTTCTGCCGCGGAACGATGGTTGAGTGCAAATGGGTATCCTGGCTATTTAAAAGACTATAAGTGGGAATACAATCTGGTAGATGATGAAACGGTGAACGCTTGGTGTATGCCCGGCGGTAAAATTGTGTTTTACACCGGTATATTGCCCATAACCCAAAATGAAACTGGGATAGCCGTGGTCATGGGGCATGAGGTGGCGCATGCTTTGGCCGATCATGGAGCACAACGCATGAGCGCAGGAATGTTGCAACAAATTGGTGCGGTTGCGGGAAACGTGGCCATACAAGATCCTGAAAAAAGAAACATGTTCAACCAAGCCTATGGGTTGGGGTCTACAGTTGGGGTAATGTTGCCTTTCAGCAGAAGCCACGAGACAGAAGCAGACCGAATTGGGTTACAGATTATGGCCATTGCGGGCTATAATCCAGACGAGGCCGCACAACTGTGGCAACGTATGAAGGCCCAATCTGGTGGACAGGCACCACCTGAATTTTTGAGCACCCACCCCTCCAATGATACCCGGATCAGTAATTTAACGGCTTGGGCACCAGCGGCTAAACAAGAAGCCCGTAAATTTGGCGTAACATCATTCAAGTAA
- a CDS encoding RNA polymerase sigma factor translates to MSHQNEHIDTLLKSCMQGKQSAQLEVYNRYYKAMYNTAFRIVKDSAEAEDVMQESFLNAFTKLHTFKGEVAFGAWLKRIVINNSIHHYKKQQKRRAVDLDDIMYKVEDNDAVDLNADGFAELKAQKVMETMKSLKDNYRVSLTLHLIEGYDYEEISEIMNISYANCRTTISRAKESLRKKLTLNV, encoded by the coding sequence TTGAGCCACCAAAATGAACATATTGATACACTGCTGAAATCGTGCATGCAGGGAAAACAAAGTGCACAATTGGAGGTTTACAATCGCTATTACAAAGCTATGTACAACACTGCTTTTAGGATTGTAAAGGATTCCGCCGAAGCAGAGGATGTTATGCAGGAATCGTTCTTGAACGCGTTTACGAAACTGCACACATTTAAAGGGGAGGTTGCCTTTGGGGCATGGTTAAAGCGGATTGTGATCAACAACAGTATCCATCATTACAAAAAGCAGCAAAAAAGAAGGGCTGTTGACTTGGATGACATAATGTACAAGGTCGAAGATAATGATGCGGTTGATTTGAATGCAGATGGTTTTGCTGAACTAAAGGCTCAAAAAGTGATGGAAACCATGAAAAGTTTAAAAGACAACTACAGAGTTTCTTTGACCTTACATTTAATTGAAGGGTACGATTACGAAGAAATAAGTGAAATAATGAACATTAGTTATGCCAATTGCAGAACTACCATTTCCAGGGCCAAGGAAAGCCTTAGAAAAAAATTGACTTTAAATGTTTGA